Proteins found in one Sphingomonas sp. SORGH_AS_0879 genomic segment:
- a CDS encoding cation:proton antiporter: MNDAIDSFWHSASGILSPHGPATAGAAASYAPGDYSIHFFLQLAVILFACRIVGWFGQRFLAQPPVVGEMIAGVILGPSLLGMFFPDLQGAIFPKETRNVLYAGAQLGVALYMFLVGLTLRLDHFASKARSALAVSASGVIAPFLIAVAITPMLLTVPGLFAPGISQANATLFLGACIALTAFPMLARIINERGLANSPLGTLSLAAGAFDDAASWCVLAVVLATFGGGSGIAILAIGGAFLYVGSLVLFGRRILAPLGRAVEARGEMSMNVLAITLMAFCTSAFIMDAIGVHGIFGGFILGVFMPRGLFVAELKKKVEPLAVVLLLPMFFTYSGLNTRMDMVNSASLLVIALGILAASIAAKFGACYLAARACGEDNRTAMGIGALMNSRGLMELIIINIGLQKGIIGPTLFSMLVLMAIVTTMMASPLFEYVYGRKARLMDEMETMKTVSA, translated from the coding sequence ATGAACGACGCCATCGACAGTTTCTGGCATAGCGCAAGCGGCATCCTGTCGCCGCATGGGCCCGCCACCGCTGGAGCCGCGGCCAGCTATGCGCCGGGCGACTATAGCATCCATTTCTTCCTGCAATTGGCGGTGATCCTGTTCGCCTGCCGTATCGTCGGCTGGTTCGGCCAGCGTTTCCTGGCGCAGCCGCCGGTGGTGGGCGAGATGATCGCGGGCGTGATCCTGGGCCCGTCGCTGCTCGGGATGTTCTTCCCCGACCTTCAGGGCGCGATCTTCCCCAAGGAGACGCGAAACGTGCTTTATGCGGGCGCCCAACTGGGGGTCGCGCTTTACATGTTCCTGGTCGGCCTGACCCTGCGGCTCGACCATTTCGCATCGAAGGCGCGCTCCGCCTTGGCCGTGTCCGCGTCAGGGGTCATCGCGCCCTTTCTGATCGCGGTGGCGATCACCCCCATGCTGCTGACCGTGCCGGGACTGTTCGCGCCGGGGATCAGCCAGGCCAATGCGACATTGTTCCTGGGGGCGTGCATCGCGCTGACCGCCTTTCCGATGCTCGCGCGCATCATCAACGAGCGGGGGCTGGCCAATAGCCCGCTCGGCACCCTGTCGCTGGCGGCGGGCGCGTTCGACGATGCCGCCTCCTGGTGCGTGCTGGCGGTGGTGCTGGCGACCTTCGGCGGGGGCAGCGGGATCGCGATCCTGGCGATCGGCGGCGCGTTCCTCTATGTCGGCTCCCTCGTCCTGTTCGGTCGCCGCATCCTGGCGCCGCTGGGCCGCGCGGTCGAGGCGCGGGGCGAGATGAGCATGAACGTGCTCGCGATCACGCTGATGGCCTTCTGCACCTCCGCCTTCATCATGGACGCGATCGGCGTGCACGGCATTTTCGGTGGCTTCATCCTGGGCGTGTTCATGCCGCGCGGCCTGTTCGTCGCCGAGTTGAAGAAGAAGGTCGAGCCGCTGGCGGTCGTCCTGCTGCTGCCGATGTTCTTCACCTATTCGGGGCTGAACACGCGGATGGACATGGTCAACTCCGCCTCGCTGCTGGTGATCGCACTTGGCATCCTGGCCGCGTCGATCGCGGCGAAGTTCGGCGCCTGCTATCTGGCGGCGCGCGCGTGCGGCGAGGACAACAGGACAGCGATGGGCATCGGCGCGCTGATGAACTCGCGCGGCCTGATGGAGCTCATCATCATCAATATCGGGCTGCAAAAGGGCATTATCGGCCCGACGCTCTTCTCGATGCTGGTGCTGATGGCGATCGTCACGACGATGATGGCCAGCCCGTTGTTCGAATATGTCTATGGCCGCAAGGCGCGGCTGATGGACGAGATGGAGACGATGAAGACCGTCTCGGCGTAA
- a CDS encoding VapC toxin family PIN domain ribonuclease, which produces MYLLDAMVVAELRGARGGTADAGLVEWAGGVPRHELFLSAISLLDLQDEVPPSRKGAAAAGGDWIADRVLPAFEGRILPVDADVVRRSAGLGYATTRDALLVATALVHGLTLVTRHVSAYKAGRPKLFCPWGFVADDTGEDWRQATRGGAPWFRNLFVRM; this is translated from the coding sequence ATGTATCTGCTCGATGCCATGGTGGTCGCCGAGTTGCGCGGCGCGCGCGGCGGCACGGCGGATGCCGGGCTGGTCGAGTGGGCGGGCGGGGTACCCCGTCACGAACTGTTCCTGTCGGCGATTTCCCTGCTCGACCTACAGGACGAAGTGCCGCCCTCGCGCAAAGGGGCGGCGGCGGCTGGGGGAGACTGGATCGCCGACCGCGTCCTCCCGGCGTTCGAGGGGCGGATCCTGCCGGTCGATGCCGATGTGGTGCGGCGGTCCGCCGGGCTCGGCTATGCGACGACGCGCGACGCGTTGCTGGTGGCGACGGCGCTCGTCCACGGCCTGACCCTCGTCACGCGGCATGTCTCGGCCTATAAGGCGGGACGGCCCAAGCTATTCTGTCCGTGGGGCTTCGTCGCCGACGACACGGGCGAGGACTGGCGGCAGGCGACGCGGGGCGGGGCGCCCTGGTTCCGCAACCTGTTCGTGAGGATGTGA
- a CDS encoding type II toxin-antitoxin system Phd/YefM family antitoxin — protein MKTLTSREFNQDVSRAKRLARIEPVFITDRGKPTHVLLGIGAFRQLAGQSESIVDLLADGETSFAEGAASPRDWGRAR, from the coding sequence ATGAAGACGCTCACCAGTCGCGAATTCAATCAGGATGTCAGCCGCGCCAAGCGGCTCGCTCGAATCGAGCCGGTGTTCATCACCGACCGGGGCAAGCCGACCCATGTGCTGCTCGGGATCGGCGCGTTCCGGCAGCTTGCCGGGCAGAGCGAGTCGATCGTCGATCTGCTCGCGGACGGGGAGACGTCGTTCGCCGAAGGGGCTGCGTCGCCGCGCGACTGGGGCCGGGCACGCTGA
- a CDS encoding tetratricopeptide repeat protein, whose protein sequence is MKRRKLLVIAGILLVLVILAFIASALLRRPAEKPAATPVFVERPTPAANPTVAQAAAKKAPTDAAAQKGLGDALLAKRRFDEAATAYRASLAINPNQSTAWSALGETLMQTTKSNGVGLPTEAAEAFRKALALDPRDARARFYFAMEKDFKGQHDEAMGEWLQLLREVPAGSDADEAIRTTLAASIKRNIQLIRQAADEAGRVQPRYKSAN, encoded by the coding sequence ATGAAACGCCGCAAGCTCCTCGTCATAGCGGGCATTCTGCTCGTCTTGGTCATCCTGGCCTTCATCGCCTCGGCGCTGCTGCGGCGCCCTGCCGAAAAGCCCGCCGCCACGCCGGTCTTCGTCGAGCGCCCCACCCCCGCCGCCAATCCCACCGTGGCGCAGGCCGCCGCGAAGAAGGCGCCGACCGATGCCGCCGCGCAAAAGGGACTGGGCGACGCGCTGCTCGCCAAGCGCCGCTTCGACGAGGCCGCCACCGCCTATCGCGCATCGCTGGCGATCAATCCCAATCAGTCGACCGCCTGGTCGGCGCTGGGCGAAACGCTGATGCAGACCACCAAGTCCAATGGTGTCGGCCTGCCGACCGAAGCCGCCGAGGCGTTCCGCAAGGCGCTGGCGCTCGATCCGCGTGACGCGCGGGCGCGCTTCTATTTCGCGATGGAGAAGGATTTCAAAGGCCAGCATGACGAAGCCATGGGCGAATGGCTGCAACTGCTGCGCGAGGTTCCGGCGGGCTCGGATGCTGACGAGGCGATCCGCACCACCCTGGCGGCGTCGATCAAGCGCAACATCCAGTTGATCCGCCAGGCCGCCGACGAAGCAGGCCGGGTCCAGCCCCGGTATAAATCGGCCAACTGA
- a CDS encoding PEP-CTERM sorting domain-containing protein: MFLLTAVAAFACATSTQAAPGTVTSVANDDYSKQATPPAGSTVVDFNNGLPNGFSLQGGQIATDSTWGVTNWAYLSPAGDNTKFLVTMPNATTTLNADKNFGYGGIALNWGSIDNENRLDILDTMGQVIRTLSGTDVSGGPFSSVNRYVTYTLDPSTGQRIGGLRFSSPNSQGFAFEVDDISFFGATPSSVPEPASIALFGAGLAGLFGVARRRRRQAA, translated from the coding sequence ATGTTCCTGTTGACGGCCGTTGCAGCGTTCGCTTGTGCGACGTCGACTCAGGCCGCGCCGGGAACGGTCACTTCCGTAGCCAATGATGACTATAGCAAGCAGGCGACGCCGCCCGCGGGATCGACGGTGGTCGATTTTAATAACGGGCTGCCCAATGGCTTTTCGTTGCAGGGCGGCCAGATCGCAACGGATTCGACCTGGGGCGTTACGAACTGGGCCTATCTGTCGCCCGCCGGGGACAATACCAAGTTCTTGGTGACGATGCCGAACGCCACGACGACGCTGAATGCCGACAAGAATTTTGGCTATGGCGGCATCGCGCTGAACTGGGGTTCGATCGATAACGAGAACCGTTTGGATATCCTGGATACCATGGGCCAGGTGATCCGCACGCTGAGCGGGACGGACGTCTCCGGCGGCCCATTTTCGAGCGTTAACCGGTACGTCACCTACACGCTCGATCCCTCCACGGGCCAGCGGATCGGCGGCCTTCGTTTCTCGTCGCCCAATTCGCAAGGTTTCGCCTTCGAGGTGGACGATATCTCGTTCTTCGGGGCGACGCCCAGCTCGGTGCCGGAACCGGCCTCGATCGCCTTGTTCGGCGCGGGTCTGGCGGGGCTTTTCGGGGTGGCCCGCCGGCGTCGGCGGCAGGCGGCCTGA
- a CDS encoding tryptophan halogenase family protein translates to MNGQAGGEGGRSILIVGGGTAGWLTAAYLARYLGGRPGVTITLLEAPEIGTIGVGEGAFPTMRQTLRFLGIDEAHFIRAAGATFKQGIRFDDWRHAPSPGGRHRYWHPFEPPFQAEGIDLVAHWLAQDPATRPPFAEAVTIQHRVAAAGRGPKQVGEGAFDGPLSYAYHFDAHRLVELLAEHGVALGVRHLHGRLIGAVRDEGGAIDHVLTDRHGALTADLYVDCTGQRAELIGGVLGEELVSVRDQLFTNRALACRLPYDEGAADGLPTMTVATAHPAGWTWDIGLAQGRGIGTVYSDAHMDDDRALRTLAAHLGSEPEAVEPRLLTFEPGYRRRPWIGNCVAIGLAGGFLEPLESTGIVLIEAAVAMLAELFPHHGPVAAPAARFNALMTARYQTITDFLKLHYCLSRRDEPFWRDNGDAASISDRLRDLLEQWRYRPPGRFDFTLDVESFAYFNYQYILYGMGFADEGGPSSPVSGEAERLFRKLQLFGERAVADLPSHGDLVAAMRA, encoded by the coding sequence ATGAACGGGCAAGCGGGCGGAGAGGGTGGCCGGTCGATCCTGATCGTGGGCGGCGGGACGGCGGGCTGGCTGACCGCCGCTTATCTTGCCCGTTATCTGGGCGGACGGCCCGGCGTGACCATCACTTTGCTCGAAGCGCCGGAGATCGGCACGATCGGCGTCGGCGAGGGGGCGTTCCCGACGATGCGCCAAACCTTGCGCTTCCTGGGGATCGACGAAGCGCATTTCATCCGCGCGGCGGGTGCGACCTTCAAGCAGGGCATCCGGTTCGACGACTGGCGCCACGCCCCGTCACCCGGAGGGCGGCATCGCTATTGGCATCCGTTCGAGCCGCCTTTCCAGGCGGAGGGCATCGACCTGGTCGCGCATTGGCTGGCGCAAGACCCCGCCACGCGCCCGCCCTTTGCCGAGGCGGTGACGATCCAGCACCGCGTCGCCGCCGCCGGGCGCGGGCCCAAGCAGGTGGGTGAGGGGGCGTTCGACGGGCCGCTCAGCTATGCCTATCATTTCGACGCGCACCGGCTGGTCGAATTGCTGGCAGAGCATGGCGTCGCCCTGGGTGTCCGTCATCTGCATGGGCGGTTGATCGGGGCGGTGCGCGACGAGGGCGGTGCGATCGATCATGTGCTGACCGACCGGCACGGCGCGTTGACGGCGGACCTCTATGTCGATTGCACCGGTCAGCGGGCCGAGTTGATCGGTGGTGTGCTGGGCGAGGAACTGGTGTCGGTTCGGGATCAGCTGTTCACCAACCGCGCGCTCGCCTGCCGTCTGCCCTATGATGAGGGGGCGGCGGACGGCCTGCCGACCATGACCGTCGCCACCGCGCATCCAGCGGGATGGACCTGGGATATCGGGCTGGCGCAGGGGCGGGGGATCGGCACGGTCTATTCCGACGCGCATATGGACGACGATCGCGCGCTGCGGACGCTGGCCGCCCATCTGGGGAGCGAGCCGGAGGCGGTCGAGCCCCGTCTGCTGACCTTCGAACCCGGTTATCGGCGGCGGCCCTGGATCGGCAATTGCGTCGCGATCGGGCTGGCGGGCGGGTTTCTGGAGCCGCTGGAGTCGACCGGCATCGTCCTGATCGAAGCGGCGGTGGCGATGCTGGCCGAGCTCTTCCCGCATCACGGTCCCGTCGCCGCGCCCGCCGCGCGGTTCAACGCGCTGATGACGGCACGCTATCAGACGATCACCGATTTCCTGAAGCTCCATTACTGTCTCAGCCGCCGGGACGAGCCCTTCTGGCGGGACAATGGCGATGCGGCGTCGATCTCCGATCGGCTGCGCGATCTGCTGGAACAGTGGCGCTACCGGCCACCGGGGCGGTTCGACTTCACGCTGGATGTCGAGAGCTTCGCCTATTTCAACTATCAGTACATCCTCTACGGCATGGGGTTCGCCGATGAGGGCGGCCCGTCGTCGCCGGTGTCGGGCGAGGCGGAGCGGCTGTTCCGCAAGCTCCAGCTCTTCGGGGAACGGGCGGTCGCGGATTTGCCGAGCCATGGGGATCTGGTGGCGGCGATGCGGGCGTAG